In the genome of Limanda limanda chromosome 15, fLimLim1.1, whole genome shotgun sequence, one region contains:
- the ccnj gene encoding cyclin-J gives MELEDQWWRGQLATDIYQALRYKELKLPSYKGQSPQLNLRRYYADLIAVVSNHFRLCPAARHLAVYLLDLFMDRYDVSEQQLAVVSLSCLLLASKFEEREDQVPKLETLNSLGCISSMNLILTKQGLLHMELLLLETFQWNLYLPTAAHFIEYCLSIAIHEGDLHDGWPLTCLEKSKLYMAKYADYFLEVSLQDHVFLCFAPSLLAAACVAASRLVLHLSPTWPPQLQRLTGYTWENLVPCAEKLLIAHDSDVREANKQKCQQQQMVYHSSGQTATVAQCLHRPSLQYPQQANHRSASYLSHSTTSLPAPSGPQHGSTQTISASLDPKSNLTNRAYQVSMHYTCAAPCFDR, from the exons ATGGAGCTGGAGGACCAATGGTGGAGAGGACAGCTGGCCACAGACATCTACCAGGCACTACGGTACAAA GAGCTCAAGTTGCCGTCGTACAAGGGCCAGTCTCCTCAGCTGAATTTGAGACGATACTATGCGGACCTCATAGCCGTTGTCAGCAACCACTTCCGACTGTGTCCTGCAGCCCGACACCTGGCTGTGTACCTGCTGGACCTCTTCATGGACCGCTATGATGTCAGCGAGCAGCAGCTTGCTGTGGTCTCCCTCTCCTGTCTTCTGTTGGCCA GTAAGTTTGAGGAAAGAGAAGACCAGGTGCCAAAGCTGGAGACGCTGAACAGCCTGGGCTGCATCAGCTCCATGAACCTGATCCTGACCAAGCAGGGTTTGCTGCACATGGAGCTGCTCCTGCTAGAAACCTTCCAGTGGAACCTGTACCTGCCCACGGCCGCTCACTTCATAGAATACTGCCTGTCTATCGCCATCCATGAGGGAGACCTCCATGATGGCTGGCCCTTGACCTGCCTGGAGAAGTCTAAATTATACATGGCCAAGTATGCTGATTATTTCCTGGAGGTTTCTCTGCAAG atcatgtgtttttgtgttttgcccCCTCTCTACTGGCGGCTGCGTGTGTGGCCGCCTCCCGCCTCGTCCTCCACCTGTCCCCTACGTGGCCGCCACAACTGCAGCGCCTCACAGGCTACACATGGGAGAACCTGGTCCCATGTGCTGAGAAACTACTCAT TGCACATGACAGTGATGTCAGAGAGGCCAACAAGCAGaagtgtcagcagcagcagatggtgTACCACAGTTCGGGCCAGACAGCCACTGTGGCCCAGTGCCTGCACCGGCCCAGTTTGCAGTATCCCCAGCAGGCCAACCACAGGTCTGCCTCCTACCTCAGCCACTCCACCACCAGTCTGCCGGCTCCCAGTGGCCCCCAGCACGGCAGCACCCAGACCATCTCTGCCTCACTGGATCCAAAGTCCAACCTCACCAACAGGGCTTACCAAGTCAGCATGCACTACACCTGTGCCGCTCCGTGTTTTGACAGATGA
- the LOC133020504 gene encoding uncharacterized protein LOC133020504, with protein MDSMDLSAASSAGVKKQRFRKKGRNRRRRLHLRKTAVQPPTMQSQDKCGPKKIAEEWVQSEVWPSSKKTSQEAQPSQHGTNDSEKTLRFTCSQCSDDLEYVPKDLVAHFEDKHRGSPPVFSCHTCTFITHEFSYLQIHLLSHKDTFSCCSICNDDVQRTWPEFSAHLTMCHCQNGKYSCQTCQRFTTGDVKVFLEHVYAHNLGLEGVSSDMSLRTKDKNQFGPKPTTLRCQHCGYEASQKWLITKHIKAVHVCQNGNQRQRKKEEVHSIAMKQKDPIPKMKPRLTRSAVKEMCWLTQDCLSLPGREFLDKYCHLSDPQTTLEETQQFLMKSVARETGDQKWTKALKSVLSNVPQDVSLHPKSENGIMSNSSDLTVLTVKNKITVAQNGAAYAKRRRRMTTSDKETVFPESAADDARCAVDQNGCQSNLNDCLPCPQTESKLHNDVSVSAPSEASGCTQTQENRENQELKTDQEMEEHGKKQQEPMNEDGMNISSEPKLTNESAETTPIRQVPPKNKRRNRRRKRRSKKVYKRPSGLPLKMVLKKNPVKEKQWVSQSSGGDPMDDNHGLPTPQMTTEITAQVLSEKKWTRASRTDLREPAEAFTSDPQSKSGEELSPSCAAQPVGSLNMDVNESGMLVSSLSIHQEMQDDPGESLNFPEADVDVRSSAGKSEAVAEAEVDMCPENSPLQTSGSSLDRHEPDEKTISAADGETQGSYTKSSPVSQPAITSPGEVNLEDSSLALSSEQSNHTAEGGRDREVPADSCPDLLCSTHLPGGKAIQQEPSPASGQPAPKTQQRTLKLVAINSSQLVKRPAGDQPVVVLNHPDADIPEVTRIMEVVNRNRGEVQKVVLSRRTLSALSAINTEAPQTCDPPGVQSDSASLTKDSVQERFLLRLKLRRLSRRKYEVVDAFSPSRDVATKFRCWFCGRAFTSQEIWIDHRQRHLIEWKRPNCENS; from the exons ATGGATTCGATGGATctttctgcagcttcctccgcAGGAGTTAAGAAACAGCGTTTCAGGAAGAAGGGCAGAAACAGGCGCAGACGGCTCCACCTCAGGAAGACTGCTGTTCAGCCCCCTACTATGCAAAGCCAAGATAAGTGTGGACCAAAGAAGATAGCGGAAGAGTGGGTGCAAAGCGAAGTGTGGCCTTCATCAAAGAAGACCTCCCAGGAAGCACAGCCCAGCCAGCACGGGACAAACGACAGTGAGAAAACACTGAGGTTCACGTGCTCTCAATGCAGCGACGACTTGGAATATGTTCCCAAAGACTTGGTGGCACACTTTGaggacaaacacagaggaagccCGCCAGTCTTTTCCTGTCACACATGTACTTTTATAACCCATGAGTTCTCCTACCTACAGATTCATCTATTAAGCCACAAGGACACTTTTTCTTGTTGCAGCATTTGTAATGACGACGTTCAGCGCACATGGCCTGAATTCAGCGCACACTTGACTATGTGTCACTGCCAAAATGGCAAATATTCATGTCAGACGTGTCAGAGATTCACCACGGGTGACGTTAAAGTATTTCTAGAACATGTATATGCACATAATTTGGGCCTGGAAGGAGTGAGCAGTGATATGTCGCTGCGCACGAAAGACAAGAATCAGTTTGGGCCTAAACCAACCACTCTACGTTGTCAACACTGTGGCTATGAGGCATCTCAGAAATGGCTGATTACTAAGCACATTAAAGCTGTCCATGTTTGCCAGAACGGGAACCAGAGGCagaggaaaaaggaggaggTTCATTCCATagcaatgaaacaaaaagaccCGATCCCCAAAATGAAGCCTAGATTAACAAGAAGTGCAGTTAAGGAAATGTGTTGGCTGACCCAGGACTGTCTGTCCCTGCCAGGGAGAGAGTTCCTGGATAAATACTGCCACCTTTCAGACCCACAAACAACACTAGAGGAGACTCAGCAGTTTTTGATGAAATCGGTCGCCAGGGAAACCGGCGACCAGAAATGGACCAAGGCTCTGAAATCGGTTTTGTCGAACGTCCCTCAAGATGTGAGTCTTCATCCAAAGTCGGAGAATGGAATCATGTCGAACTCGTCCGACCTTACTGTCCTCACGGTCAAGAACAAGATAACTGTAGCGCAGAACGGCGCCGCCTATGccaaaaggaggagaaggatgacGACATCAGATAAAGAGACCGTTTTCCCCGAGAGTGCTGCTGATGATGCTCGGTGTGCAGTTGACCAAAATGGGTGTCAGTCGAATTTGAATGACTGTCTACCTTGTCCGCAGACTGAAAGCAAACTCCACAATGACGTCTCGGTGTCGGCCCCCAGCGAGGCATCAGGGTGCACGCAAACgcaggaaaacagagagaatcaGGAATTAAAGACCGATCAGGAAATGGAGGAACATGGGAAAAAACAGCAGGAGCCCATGAATGAGGATGGGATGAACATCTCCAGTGAGCCGAAGTTGACGAACGAGAGCGCGGAGACGACACCCATCCGTCAAGTCCCACCAAAAAATAAGAGACGAAATCGAAGACGGAAAAGAAGGTCTAAAAAAGTGTATAAAAGACCCTCAGGACTGCCCTTGAAAATGGTGCTGAAGAAGAATCCCGTGAAGGAGAAGCAGTGGGTGTCACAAAGCTCAGGAGGTGATCCCATGGATGACAACCATGGACTGCCAACTCCTCAGATGACAACAGAGATAACAGCACAGGTTCTATCAGAGAAGAAATGGACCAGAGCTTCCAGGACTGATCTGCGTGAGCCGGCTGAAGCCTTCACTTCAGATCCACAATCAAAGTCGGGAGAAGAACTCAGCCCAAGTTGTGCTGCACAGCCAGTGGGGTCTTTAAATATGGACGTTAATGAGTCTGGCATGCTCGTAAGCTCGTTGTCGATCCATCAAGAAATGCAAGATGATCCAGGGGAGTCACTGAATTTCCCTGAAGCCGATGTTGACGTGAGAAGTTCAGCGGGTAAATCAGAAGCTGTGGCAGAGGCTGAGGTAGACATGTGCCCCGAGAACTCACCGCTCCAAACATCAGGGAGTAGCCTGGACCGCCATGAGCCAGACGAGAAGACGATTTcagcagctgatggagagaCTCAAGGCAGTTACACCAAGTCTTCCCCTGTTTCCCAACCGGCTATTACATCACCGG GTGAGGTAAACCTGGAAGACTCGAGCCTTGCTCTGTCTTCAGAGCAGAGTAACCATACTGCtgagggggggagagacagagaagtgcCTGCAGACTCCTGCCCAGATCTCTTGTGCAGCACTCACTTGCCGGGGGGGAAAGCCATCCAACAAGAGCCCTCACCAGCCTCTGGTCAGCCGGCCCCTAAAACCCAGCAGAGGACCCTGAAGTTAGTAGCCATAAATTCATCTCAGTTGGTGAAGCGTCCGGCGGGAGACCAGCCTGTCGTGGTGCTAAACCACCCGGATGCCGACATCCCCGAGGTGACCAGGATCATGGAGGTCGTCaacaggaacagaggagaggtgCAGAAGGTGGTGTTGTCCCGCAGGACCCTGAGTGCTCTGTCAGCCATAAACACGGAGGCCCCTCAGACGTGCGACCCACCAGGGGTCCAGTCTGACTCTGCCAGCCTCACCAAAGACTCTGTGCAGGAGAGGTTTCTTTTGAGGTTGAAACTTCGCAGGTTGAGCAGAAGAAAGTACGAAGTAGTGGACGCATTCTCTCCCAGCAGGGACGTGGCGACAAAGTTCCGCTGCTGGTTCTGCGGCAGGGCGTTTACAAGTCAGGAAATTTGGATTGACCACCGACAGCGACACCTGATAGAGTGGAAAAGGCCAAACTGTGAAAACTCTTGA